Proteins encoded by one window of Bacteroidia bacterium:
- a CDS encoding tail fiber domain-containing protein, whose amino-acid sequence MKSKILTALTCFWVLLINKTFAQVSVSSNTYSANTNYVGWNTTPGSPDLNIKHELDQPIHFYTNAGAGTFNYQRMIIDKSPGHIGIGLNFTPGNDVLDILPDINFPNTGIGINHQTVLHNWGANNIFVGVGAGQSNTGIDNTFMGAYSGTNNTNGYANTFYGKESGMNNVHSGGNTYIGWLAGKMYDKHENTFVGSRSGENNQGNANTFLGVLSGNNNTGSTNTFLGSGSGNINDGNGNSFFGHSSGENFIKGNYNVFCGTESGKFATGDENVFSGYQSGIVNTARFNVFIGSKSGLSNIQGDQNTFIGKSSGENNDRGMRNTFIGYESGITNRNGHQNTFVGAGSGSGTASGISNASAIGTNATAVNDKVMILGDNDINVGIGMSGVAGGPLTKLQILSSLNVPQFRISYDYGNNIHTNFQTTASGDLKINPTGHFTGFDLSVSPANVVDINSTSSAISGLRLRNLSTTSNSNGKVLSVDPITKDVILVNDIGGTVSSNCNIQDIVALFDNTGNVLQCSDIYNNASATPNNRIGFFTTTPQYKFQMEGTALFTCNHISTPFGLTVHGQNNPPAVMIESKDDEGLSILHSATTSPNVKDLLKLYGDANKQYHLRMVGTPTGNSIVNSLTIDHEDNAGNVNHWLSFDPATNTCYMKDDYNGPVSGNHSKLYVEARTPLNYTGNNMTDAVKAVNNNTNVNTLLSNRMTGVNGECTGVRTGNNIYNIGGKFKGTGANSVSGTTRPLANNYGVSGEAFGTVLSGVNNYGGYFTSTGTGYVNCGVFSLSRNTSTFSYGIYSLAQGGTLFNYGIYSGTYNHQCSSGVNTCPKAAGFFNGEVYTTTAVYNTSDSSLKQNITPAIQSDTLLNNLSVYTFNYDTLNNYGLTLQGGKHYGLLAHEVRQVLPQLVKEFIQPEEYDTAGTVLSQQKNIQAVNYTEFIPLLIAGYKSQAKEIDTLTSQLTTLQSRLDSLVMAVASCCNAPLLNQNNSNNQQTIELDNTPAIILGNDPNPFAENTTITWNIPQQDTKTITAMLVFYNQNGSILKSVKIHQAGAGSLLVYGSNLSSGQYSYSLVVNNKTVKTKRMVKVK is encoded by the coding sequence ATGAAAAGTAAAATTTTAACAGCATTAACTTGCTTTTGGGTTTTATTAATCAATAAAACCTTTGCACAAGTGTCAGTAAGTTCTAATACTTATTCCGCGAATACAAATTATGTCGGTTGGAACACCACACCGGGAAGCCCCGATTTAAACATCAAACACGAACTTGACCAGCCCATTCACTTTTACACCAATGCCGGAGCAGGAACTTTTAACTACCAACGGATGATAATAGATAAATCACCCGGTCACATAGGCATAGGGTTAAACTTTACACCGGGCAATGATGTGCTTGATATATTGCCTGATATTAATTTTCCGAATACAGGAATAGGCATAAACCATCAAACGGTGCTGCATAATTGGGGAGCAAATAACATTTTTGTGGGCGTAGGCGCAGGGCAGAGCAATACAGGTATTGATAACACATTCATGGGGGCATATTCAGGTACTAATAATACCAATGGTTATGCCAATACTTTTTATGGAAAAGAATCTGGTATGAATAATGTACATTCTGGCGGCAACACCTATATTGGCTGGCTTGCAGGAAAAATGTACGACAAACATGAGAACACATTTGTTGGGAGTCGCTCCGGTGAAAACAATCAGGGTAATGCAAATACATTTTTGGGAGTATTAAGCGGAAACAATAACACAGGAAGTACAAATACTTTTTTGGGCAGTGGGTCAGGAAATATTAATGATGGTAATGGTAATTCCTTTTTTGGACATTCTTCTGGAGAAAATTTTATAAAGGGGAATTACAATGTTTTTTGCGGTACAGAGAGCGGAAAATTTGCAACAGGAGATGAAAATGTGTTTTCAGGCTACCAAAGCGGCATAGTTAATACAGCTCGGTTTAATGTATTTATCGGCTCCAAGTCTGGGCTAAGTAATATACAGGGCGATCAAAATACTTTTATCGGAAAGAGTTCAGGTGAAAACAATGATAGAGGCATGAGAAATACTTTTATAGGCTATGAGTCAGGCATTACCAACCGAAATGGTCATCAAAATACATTTGTTGGTGCAGGTAGCGGGAGTGGCACGGCATCTGGTATTTCCAATGCATCAGCTATAGGCACCAATGCCACAGCTGTTAATGATAAAGTAATGATATTGGGAGATAATGATATTAACGTGGGCATAGGCATGTCAGGTGTTGCAGGCGGCCCTCTTACCAAACTACAAATATTAAGTAGCTTAAATGTACCACAGTTTCGTATTTCTTATGATTATGGAAATAATATTCACACCAACTTTCAAACAACAGCAAGTGGTGATTTGAAAATCAATCCAACAGGGCACTTTACCGGATTTGATTTGTCTGTTTCGCCTGCAAATGTTGTTGATATTAATTCTACCTCATCAGCAATTAGCGGTTTGCGCTTAAGAAATTTAAGTACAACAAGCAATTCAAATGGTAAAGTACTTAGTGTTGACCCTATAACTAAGGATGTGATTTTAGTGAATGACATTGGCGGCACGGTAAGTAGCAATTGTAACATACAAGATATAGTTGCCCTCTTCGACAATACAGGCAACGTGCTACAATGCAGCGATATTTACAACAATGCATCAGCAACACCTAACAATCGTATTGGATTTTTTACCACTACTCCTCAGTATAAATTTCAGATGGAAGGCACTGCACTGTTTACATGCAATCACATAAGCACACCATTTGGATTAACGGTGCATGGTCAAAATAATCCACCTGCGGTGATGATAGAATCAAAGGATGATGAAGGGCTTTCTATACTTCACAGCGCCACAACAAGTCCCAATGTAAAAGATTTGCTGAAATTATATGGCGATGCAAATAAACAATATCACCTGCGTATGGTAGGAACGCCTACAGGCAATAGTATTGTAAACAGTTTAACCATTGACCACGAAGATAATGCAGGCAATGTAAACCATTGGTTGAGCTTTGACCCTGCAACCAATACGTGCTATATGAAAGATGATTATAATGGTCCTGTAAGTGGAAATCATTCTAAACTATATGTTGAAGCCCGTACACCGTTAAACTACACAGGAAACAACATGACAGATGCAGTAAAAGCAGTAAACAACAATACAAATGTAAACACTTTACTCAGCAATAGAATGACAGGTGTAAATGGGGAATGTACAGGAGTACGCACCGGAAATAATATATATAATATTGGAGGCAAATTCAAAGGTACAGGTGCAAACTCAGTCTCCGGCACAACAAGGCCTTTGGCTAATAATTATGGTGTATCAGGCGAGGCATTTGGCACCGTTCTATCCGGAGTAAATAACTATGGTGGCTATTTTACAAGTACGGGAACCGGATACGTAAATTGCGGTGTATTTAGCTTGTCCAGAAACACATCAACATTCAGCTATGGCATCTATTCCTTGGCACAAGGAGGGACGTTATTTAATTACGGAATATATTCAGGCACCTACAATCATCAATGTAGTAGCGGAGTGAACACATGCCCTAAGGCAGCAGGATTTTTTAATGGCGAAGTTTATACCACAACAGCCGTTTATAACACCAGCGATTCGTCATTAAAACAAAACATAACACCGGCAATACAAAGCGACACCTTGCTCAATAATCTTTCTGTTTATACATTTAATTACGATACGTTGAATAATTACGGATTGACGTTGCAGGGAGGCAAGCACTACGGCTTGCTGGCACATGAAGTAAGGCAAGTGCTACCCCAGTTGGTAAAAGAATTTATACAGCCCGAAGAATACGATACGGCAGGCACAGTGCTATCACAACAAAAAAATATTCAGGCAGTAAACTACACAGAGTTTATACCGCTGCTGATAGCAGGCTATAAAAGTCAGGCTAAGGAGATAGACACCTTAACCAGCCAACTAACTACATTGCAAAGCAGGCTCGATTCGTTGGTGATGGCGGTAGCCTCATGCTGCAATGCACCCTTGTTAAATCAAAACAATAGCAACAATCAACAAACCATAGAGCTGGATAACACACCGGCAATCATATTGGGCAATGACCCCAATCCATTTGCAGAAAACACCACTATCACATGGAACATACCGCAACAGGACACAAAAACAATAACTGCCATGCTTGTTTTTTACAATCAGAACGGCAGCATATTAAAGTCGGTTAAAATACATCAGGCAGGAGCAGGCTCACTGTTGGTATATGGAAGCAATCTTTCATCGGGTCAATACAGCTATTCGTTGGTGGTCAATAATAAAACCGTTAAAACCAAACGCATGGTGAAAGTGAAATAA
- a CDS encoding T9SS type A sorting domain-containing protein: MKKLILLILTFAYNLCNAQINLVPNPSFEDTIECPHYANQLDKAVGWHVSKGSPDYFNDCAFIADNCSVPYNFLGYQYAHSGSAYCGFIAAYLNGGNEREYFTCQLINPLITGVKYRVSYYLSLANSCVNLASNKMGLLFSTVNYNLSNPAPVGNYSQFYTDSIITDTLNWVHVEGSFIADSDYVYMTIGNFFDDTNTDTIYIPPASQAYYYIDDIAIMEDTTTNINDKGVNFSMIKFTNPVKERLKIVTDEFYFKDVSVISITGQPMNKMSNLNTNLVEMNIGNLKSGIYFIKLKTHNNNIYYYKFIKL, encoded by the coding sequence ATGAAAAAACTTATACTACTTATTTTAACTTTTGCTTACAACCTTTGCAATGCGCAAATTAATTTAGTGCCCAACCCGAGTTTTGAAGATACCATAGAGTGCCCTCATTATGCCAACCAGTTAGATAAAGCTGTGGGGTGGCATGTGAGTAAAGGTAGTCCAGATTATTTTAATGATTGTGCTTTTATTGCTGACAATTGTTCTGTGCCGTATAATTTTCTTGGCTATCAATATGCACATAGTGGTTCTGCATATTGCGGATTTATTGCTGCTTACCTCAATGGTGGTAATGAAAGAGAATATTTTACCTGTCAGTTAATTAATCCGTTAATTACAGGAGTTAAATATAGGGTTTCCTATTATCTTTCATTAGCAAATTCATGTGTTAATTTAGCCAGTAATAAAATGGGACTGTTATTCAGCACGGTTAATTATAATTTGAGTAATCCTGCACCTGTTGGCAATTATTCTCAGTTTTATACTGATTCAATAATTACAGATACTCTTAACTGGGTTCATGTTGAAGGTAGTTTTATTGCCGATTCCGATTATGTTTATATGACCATAGGCAATTTTTTTGATGACACAAATACGGACACAATTTACATACCTCCTGCATCACAGGCTTATTATTATATTGATGATATAGCCATTATGGAAGATACCACAACGAATATAAATGATAAGGGCGTTAATTTCTCGATGATTAAATTCACAAATCCTGTAAAGGAGAGGTTGAAAATAGTTACGGATGAATTTTATTTTAAAGATGTTTCTGTTATTAGTATTACAGGGCAACCCATGAATAAAATGAGTAATTTAAACACTAACCTTGTAGAAATGAATATTGGCAATTTAAAATCAGGGATATATTTTATAAAATTAAAAACTCACAACAACAACATATATTATTATAAATTTATTAAACTTTAA
- a CDS encoding cysteine desulfurase: MSRLTKTATVVFDAESIRKDFPVLSQSVYGKPLVYLDNAATSQKPQPVIDALVKYYSEYNANIHRGVHFLSQTASKAYDDVRIKVKNFIHAATEEEIVFTGGTTDAINLVAATWGRQHIGEGDEIIVSAMEHHSNIVPWQMLCMEKKALLKVIPMNDDGELLLSEFEKLLSIRTKIVAVVHTSNSLGTINPVLAIVHAVRQHEKKTGKTVAVLIDAAQAVVHEPIDVQQLDCDFLCFSAHKMLGPTGVGVLYGKSNLLNNMPPYRGGGDMIKSVSFEKTTYNDIPFRFEAGTPNIADVIAFGAAIDYLNNLDRIGAVNHEIMLAERAAKLLAEIDGVRLIGTAHQKTSVVSFIIEGVNAMDAGMYLDTLGIAVRTGHHCTEPVMQRFNIAGTIRASFLFYNTLAEIETLVQGVKMAISRLRR, from the coding sequence ATGAGCAGATTGACAAAAACCGCAACCGTAGTATTTGATGCAGAAAGCATCAGAAAGGATTTTCCTGTGCTGTCGCAAAGTGTTTATGGAAAACCATTGGTATATCTCGACAATGCAGCAACTTCGCAAAAGCCTCAACCGGTGATTGATGCCTTGGTTAAGTATTATTCAGAGTATAATGCCAATATACACCGGGGTGTACATTTTTTGTCGCAAACGGCATCGAAGGCTTATGATGATGTACGCATAAAGGTTAAAAATTTTATTCATGCTGCAACAGAAGAAGAAATTGTTTTTACCGGAGGTACAACAGATGCCATTAATCTGGTAGCTGCCACCTGGGGTCGTCAACATATTGGCGAAGGCGATGAAATTATTGTTTCTGCTATGGAACATCACAGTAACATTGTTCCATGGCAGATGCTTTGCATGGAAAAAAAGGCATTACTCAAGGTTATTCCCATGAATGATGATGGTGAGTTGTTGTTGTCTGAATTTGAAAAGTTGCTTTCCATAAGAACAAAAATTGTAGCAGTAGTCCATACCTCTAATTCATTAGGTACTATTAACCCTGTTTTAGCCATTGTACATGCCGTTCGCCAGCATGAGAAGAAAACCGGGAAGACAGTTGCTGTATTGATAGACGCTGCACAGGCCGTAGTGCATGAGCCTATTGATGTGCAGCAGTTAGATTGTGATTTTCTCTGTTTTTCTGCACATAAAATGTTGGGACCAACAGGTGTAGGAGTGCTTTATGGTAAATCAAATTTACTGAACAACATGCCACCCTACCGCGGTGGTGGCGACATGATTAAAAGTGTGAGTTTTGAGAAAACTACCTACAACGATATTCCCTTCCGCTTTGAAGCAGGCACACCCAACATTGCAGATGTCATTGCATTTGGAGCTGCCATAGATTACTTAAATAACTTAGACCGCATTGGCGCAGTAAATCATGAAATTATGTTGGCCGAAAGGGCTGCAAAATTACTTGCCGAAATAGATGGCGTTCGGCTTATAGGTACAGCACATCAAAAAACCAGTGTGGTATCTTTTATCATAGAAGGAGTTAATGCTATGGATGCAGGCATGTACCTCGACACCTTAGGCATTGCAGTTCGTACAGGGCATCACTGTACAGAGCCCGTTATGCAAAGATTTAATATTGCCGGAACCATTCGTGCTTCGTTTTTATTTTACAACACCCTGGCCGAGATAGAAACACTTGTGCAGGGAGTGAAGATGGCAATTAGTAGGTTGAGAAGATAG
- a CDS encoding aldehyde dehydrogenase family protein: MKDTVVEKDYGIAQVLKQLGIAQINKGAATGSKWITTKGKTIDSYSPVDGQKIGSVDAATADDYATVMKTAEEAFKVWRLMPAPKRGEIVRQMGDELRKYKEPLGKLVSFEMGKSLQEGLGEVQEMIDICDFAVGLSRQLYGLTMHSERPMHRMYEQWHPLGVVGIISAFNFPVAVWSWNSMLAWVCGDVCIWKPSSKVPMCAIACQNIVAEVLKRNNIPEGVSCLVIGNESGDLINNDKRIPLVSFTGSTRIGRHVSKSVAERFGRTILELGGNNAIIVSEQADLNMVLIGSVFGAVGTAGQRCTSTRRLIIHESVYNKTLDVIKNAYAQLKIGNPLDASNHVGPLIDKGAVQDYLNAIEKAKAEGGKIIVEGGVLSGDGYESGCYVKPCVIEAQNNFKIVQEETFAPILYVMKYNTIEEAIAMQNNVPQGLSSSIFTSNMREMELFLSAAGSDCGIANVNIGTSGAEIGGAFGGEKETGGGRESGSDAWKAYMRRQTNTINFGTSLPLAQGIRFDV; the protein is encoded by the coding sequence ATGAAAGACACAGTAGTTGAGAAAGATTATGGCATTGCACAAGTGCTGAAACAGTTGGGAATAGCACAAATAAATAAAGGTGCTGCCACAGGCAGTAAATGGATTACCACAAAAGGTAAAACCATAGACTCTTATTCACCTGTTGACGGGCAAAAAATAGGCAGTGTGGATGCCGCTACTGCAGATGATTATGCTACAGTGATGAAAACTGCTGAAGAAGCTTTTAAGGTATGGCGTTTAATGCCGGCACCCAAGCGTGGCGAAATTGTACGTCAGATGGGTGATGAACTACGTAAATATAAGGAGCCTTTGGGAAAATTAGTTTCTTTTGAAATGGGCAAGAGTCTTCAGGAAGGACTGGGTGAAGTGCAGGAAATGATTGATATATGTGACTTTGCTGTTGGCTTATCGCGTCAGCTTTATGGTCTCACTATGCACAGTGAGCGACCTATGCACCGCATGTATGAGCAGTGGCATCCACTGGGTGTTGTAGGCATTATTTCTGCATTTAATTTTCCTGTCGCTGTTTGGAGTTGGAACTCCATGCTGGCATGGGTGTGTGGCGATGTTTGTATCTGGAAGCCAAGTTCCAAAGTTCCTATGTGTGCCATTGCATGTCAAAATATTGTTGCAGAAGTTTTGAAAAGAAACAATATTCCGGAGGGTGTAAGCTGTCTGGTAATTGGTAATGAATCGGGTGACTTAATCAATAATGACAAACGCATTCCTTTAGTTTCTTTTACCGGTTCTACCCGCATTGGCCGACATGTTTCCAAATCGGTTGCCGAACGCTTTGGACGTACCATTCTTGAATTAGGTGGCAACAATGCAATAATAGTTTCTGAACAGGCCGATTTAAATATGGTTCTTATCGGTTCAGTATTTGGTGCTGTGGGCACTGCCGGTCAGCGTTGCACCTCAACACGCAGATTGATTATACATGAAAGCGTTTACAATAAAACCCTTGATGTGATTAAAAACGCCTACGCTCAATTAAAAATCGGCAACCCCTTAGACGCAAGCAATCATGTAGGCCCATTGATTGATAAAGGTGCTGTACAGGATTACCTTAATGCCATTGAAAAAGCCAAAGCAGAAGGTGGAAAAATTATTGTTGAAGGTGGTGTTCTTTCCGGTGATGGCTATGAATCGGGATGTTATGTAAAACCATGTGTAATTGAAGCGCAAAACAATTTTAAAATTGTACAGGAAGAAACATTTGCGCCAATATTATATGTGATGAAGTATAATACTATTGAAGAAGCAATTGCCATGCAGAATAATGTTCCGCAGGGATTGTCGTCATCCATATTTACATCAAACATGCGCGAAATGGAATTGTTCTTGTCAGCAGCAGGATCGGATTGCGGAATAGCCAATGTCAATATCGGAACATCAGGTGCAGAAATTGGCGGAGCCTTTGGTGGCGAAAAAGAAACCGGTGGTGGAAGAGAGTCTGGTTCTGATGCATGGAAAGCCTATATGCGCAGACAGACCAACACCATCAACTTTGGTACCAGCCTGCCTTTGGCACAAGGTATCCGTTTTGATGTGTAA
- a CDS encoding DUF4258 domain-containing protein, translated as MVKTTSKASIAIIILLALALLTIKGIKSCRSTNENTEVAAPQWKDDGRNKRSEWRYQPLEYTSHAKCRMQCRQISEAEVSEILRSGTINYKKSNLNDKPCPTYAIEGNTNDGQKVRIVFAACKTNTRVVTTIDIGKEHECDCK; from the coding sequence ATGGTAAAAACAACATCTAAAGCATCAATTGCAATAATTATTTTATTGGCACTTGCATTACTAACAATAAAAGGCATTAAAAGTTGCCGTTCAACGAATGAAAATACTGAAGTTGCTGCACCTCAATGGAAAGATGATGGCCGCAATAAAAGAAGCGAGTGGCGCTATCAGCCTTTAGAATACACATCACATGCAAAGTGTCGCATGCAATGTCGCCAAATCAGCGAAGCAGAGGTTTCTGAAATCTTAAGAAGCGGAACCATTAACTACAAAAAAAGTAATCTTAATGACAAGCCATGCCCCACCTATGCCATTGAAGGAAATACAAATGACGGACAAAAAGTGCGCATTGTTTTTGCAGCCTGCAAAACAAATACACGTGTGGTAACAACGATTGACATTGGCAAAGAGCATGAGTGTGATTGCAAATAG
- a CDS encoding gliding motility-associated C-terminal domain-containing protein produces the protein MRHFLLHLIGFFWICSSHAQTNLSGMPEQDCFGAIPICQTTYSTTASYTGSGNIPNEINNAYSCLSSGEKNDVWYLFRTHSAGTISFSITPVNVADDYDWAVFNITQKSCSNIYNDSSMEVSCNYDANIGCNGVTGANGNFGPCGQTESVISVLANESYLINISNYSSSQSGYTIDFSASTALIFDVTPPHASNDTIACTQTSLKVKFNEPVLCSTLTSSGSDMILADDNGNLQIPVSITFVGCDSAHPYITEAELFFAQPFAGSNNFYLLAANGSDGNTISDLCGNFVSVSDTIAKFYSYNNMTVDLGSDLWTCSYDTLPVLYSASTPVANYNWYFNNTLLNQHFSYLQPADTGQYILQAYLGSFCQATDTIYIIRKQAVSVSLGTDINICKESSFPEINCTTNSSHVMWYLNNIPYASDTNIFTPADTGSVVVQAWSEGYCMAFDTLHVSFYNVPLSLLSDTVARCVNSQIELLSGINDNGTFLWIFDGDTLQNNQSWLDVTKEGFCKMFFTTTDGCMVADSTHVVNKPEPEAPQLNCPILTANGNKFTWQPYQGAVRYYISTNGENYNSLPQDITSFIAALGVNAVSLYVYDGSCNSKVAVSENCNPKISTLWDKDDGFVVTGLSNPISLTVYDVQGREVYTTKDYRNNWSGQGLENGIYLYTLKSAKAVYFYGKFLMVR, from the coding sequence ATGAGACATTTTTTACTTCACCTTATTGGTTTTTTCTGGATTTGCAGCAGTCATGCACAAACTAATTTATCGGGTATGCCCGAGCAAGATTGTTTTGGTGCTATTCCTATTTGTCAGACAACCTATTCTACTACGGCATCATATACGGGGTCAGGAAATATTCCCAATGAGATCAACAACGCATATTCGTGTCTTTCTTCAGGCGAAAAAAATGATGTTTGGTATTTGTTCAGAACACATTCTGCCGGAACAATCAGTTTCAGCATTACACCGGTTAACGTGGCTGATGATTATGATTGGGCAGTATTTAACATCACACAAAAGTCATGCAGCAATATTTACAACGATTCTTCAATGGAAGTCAGCTGTAATTATGATGCCAATATTGGATGTAATGGTGTCACGGGTGCCAATGGAAATTTTGGTCCTTGTGGTCAGACAGAAAGTGTCATCTCTGTTCTTGCAAATGAATCATACCTTATCAACATAAGTAACTATTCCTCCTCACAAAGTGGCTATACCATTGACTTTTCTGCATCCACGGCATTAATTTTTGATGTTACACCGCCACATGCATCCAACGACACCATAGCTTGTACACAAACATCTTTAAAAGTAAAGTTTAATGAACCTGTTCTTTGCAGTACACTAACATCAAGTGGTAGTGATATGATTCTTGCTGATGATAATGGTAACTTACAAATACCTGTAAGTATAACTTTTGTAGGCTGTGATTCTGCACATCCTTACATAACAGAAGCAGAGTTATTTTTTGCTCAGCCATTTGCCGGAAGCAACAACTTTTATTTGCTTGCCGCCAATGGCAGCGATGGCAATACTATTTCCGACTTATGTGGCAACTTTGTGAGTGTTAGTGATACAATTGCAAAATTTTACAGCTACAACAATATGACTGTTGATTTAGGCAGCGATTTGTGGACATGCAGCTATGATACGTTACCTGTTTTATATTCTGCTTCAACACCCGTTGCAAATTACAATTGGTATTTCAACAATACGCTGCTAAATCAACATTTTTCTTATTTGCAACCTGCTGACACCGGACAGTATATTTTACAGGCATACTTAGGGTCATTTTGTCAAGCAACAGACACCATTTATATAATCCGTAAACAGGCAGTATCTGTAAGTCTGGGTACTGATATTAATATTTGTAAAGAGTCTTCTTTCCCTGAAATAAATTGTACTACCAACAGTTCACACGTAATGTGGTATTTAAACAACATTCCTTATGCATCCGATACCAATATCTTTACTCCGGCCGACACCGGAAGTGTTGTGGTGCAGGCATGGTCAGAAGGATATTGTATGGCATTTGATACTTTACATGTTAGTTTTTACAATGTGCCTTTATCTCTATTGTCAGATACTGTTGCACGATGTGTAAACAGTCAGATAGAATTGTTGAGTGGTATCAATGATAACGGCACTTTTCTCTGGATATTTGATGGTGATACACTTCAGAATAATCAATCGTGGTTAGATGTTACTAAAGAAGGTTTTTGCAAAATGTTTTTTACAACAACTGATGGTTGTATGGTTGCGGATTCAACTCATGTCGTCAATAAACCTGAACCGGAAGCACCACAATTAAACTGCCCTATACTTACAGCAAATGGAAATAAATTTACATGGCAGCCTTACCAAGGTGCGGTAAGATATTATATCAGTACAAATGGAGAAAACTACAACAGCTTGCCACAGGACATTACCTCTTTTATCGCAGCATTGGGAGTAAATGCCGTTTCTCTTTATGTTTATGACGGTAGCTGCAATTCAAAAGTTGCTGTATCTGAAAATTGCAATCCTAAGATTTCAACATTATGGGATAAGGATGATGGCTTTGTAGTTACCGGTCTCAGTAATCCCATAAGTTTAACTGTTTATGATGTACAGGGTCGTGAAGTCTATACTACAAAAGACTATCGCAACAATTGGTCAGGGCAAGGTCTTGAAAACGGTATTTATTTATATACCCTCAAATCGGCAAAAGCGGTTTATTTCTATGGAAAATTTTTAATGGTGCGATAA
- the kdsB gene encoding 3-deoxy-manno-octulosonate cytidylyltransferase, translating into MSERINALAVIPARYASTRFPGKPLALIQGKTMLQRVYEQVKKSHVKKIIIATDHDDIETHAKTFNAEVMMTRADHVSGTDRIAEVIQRIQQRFDVVVNIQGDEPFIHPEQIDQIINAFNDPTTDIATMVKPVSGADEYHSADVVKAVLAINGNALYFSRQPLPYFRKGFDEKKLQQNAYKHLGMYAYRTEVIKKIAQLPVAPLEEAEQLEQLRWLQNGYTIRAIVTSTETIAVDTSDDLKRAVQFLNKNNV; encoded by the coding sequence ATGAGTGAGCGTATAAATGCGCTGGCAGTAATACCTGCCCGATATGCCTCTACTCGTTTTCCGGGTAAACCACTAGCCTTGATACAGGGAAAAACTATGCTGCAACGTGTTTATGAGCAAGTAAAGAAAAGCCATGTAAAAAAAATTATCATTGCTACAGATCATGATGACATTGAGACACACGCCAAAACTTTTAATGCCGAAGTGATGATGACACGGGCAGATCATGTTTCGGGCACTGACCGCATTGCCGAAGTGATACAACGTATTCAACAAAGATTTGATGTTGTTGTCAACATACAGGGTGATGAGCCTTTTATACATCCCGAACAGATAGATCAAATTATCAACGCTTTTAATGACCCAACAACAGATATTGCCACTATGGTGAAACCGGTTTCAGGAGCGGACGAATACCACAGTGCCGATGTGGTGAAAGCTGTATTAGCCATTAATGGCAATGCTTTATACTTCAGCAGACAGCCTTTACCTTATTTCAGAAAAGGATTTGACGAAAAAAAACTACAACAAAATGCTTACAAGCATCTTGGCATGTATGCCTACAGAACAGAGGTAATTAAAAAAATTGCGCAACTTCCGGTGGCACCACTCGAAGAGGCCGAACAATTAGAACAACTGCGGTGGCTTCAAAACGGTTATACCATCAGAGCAATAGTTACTTCAACAGAAACCATTGCCGTTGATACATCTGATGACCTGAAAAGAGCAGTGCAATTTCTAAACAAAAACAACGTCTGA